In one Shewanella loihica PV-4 genomic region, the following are encoded:
- a CDS encoding putative signal transducing protein — translation MEERSKLVAGGNLLQAHAWKGMLEACGIGVELRGEALLGGIGELPVDLQDVELWVAESQYEAARAQLETLNSESPKWQCVKCHEMNEGNFELCWHCSAERSEQLS, via the coding sequence ATGGAAGAGCGCAGTAAGTTGGTGGCCGGTGGTAACTTGTTACAGGCCCATGCTTGGAAAGGGATGTTGGAGGCCTGCGGTATCGGGGTCGAACTGCGAGGCGAGGCCTTGCTAGGTGGGATCGGCGAGTTGCCGGTGGATCTACAGGATGTCGAGCTGTGGGTGGCCGAGTCTCAGTATGAGGCGGCCAGGGCGCAGCTTGAGACCCTAAACAGTGAGAGTCCCAAGTGGCAATGCGTCAAATGCCACGAGATGAATGAAGGTAACTTTGAGCTCTGCTGGCATTGCAGCGCCGAGCGTAGCGAGCAGCTTAGCTAG
- the secF gene encoding protein translocase subunit SecF has product MFEILSIKGTINFLRHAVAISALSLILVIGSLASLAVNGINWGLDFTGGTVVEMEFKNPVDLNQLRAALTSDETDGAVVQNFGSSRDVLIRLPVKEGVKSDLQVAHVMEAAAKVDPGVSQKRVEFVGPQVGKELAEQGGLAVLVALICILIYVSFRFEWRLALGSVAALAHDVIITLGVFSLFQLEFDLTVLAGVLTVVGYSLNDTIVVFDRIRENFLKMRKGTPEEVVNNSITQTMSRTIITTGTTLVVVVALFLKGGTMIHGFATALLMGIFVGTFSSIYVASFLAVKLGINREHMMPVEIEKEGADQDALMP; this is encoded by the coding sequence ATGTTCGAGATTTTATCAATTAAAGGCACGATCAACTTCCTGCGTCACGCCGTAGCTATCAGTGCGCTATCACTCATCTTAGTGATCGGCTCTCTGGCTTCACTGGCAGTTAATGGAATAAACTGGGGTCTGGATTTCACCGGCGGTACCGTCGTTGAGATGGAGTTTAAGAACCCTGTCGATCTGAATCAGCTGCGCGCAGCCCTGACCTCAGACGAGACAGATGGCGCCGTGGTGCAGAACTTTGGTTCAAGCCGCGACGTGCTGATCCGTCTGCCTGTTAAAGAAGGCGTGAAGAGCGACCTACAGGTTGCGCATGTGATGGAGGCCGCAGCTAAAGTCGATCCAGGTGTGAGCCAGAAACGTGTCGAGTTTGTTGGTCCTCAGGTGGGTAAAGAGCTCGCCGAGCAGGGCGGCCTGGCCGTCTTGGTGGCGCTGATCTGTATCCTTATCTACGTCTCTTTCCGTTTCGAATGGCGTCTGGCCCTCGGTTCGGTGGCGGCATTGGCGCACGACGTGATCATCACGCTCGGTGTGTTCTCACTGTTCCAGCTGGAGTTCGACCTGACGGTGCTGGCGGGTGTGCTGACGGTAGTAGGTTACTCGCTCAACGATACTATCGTTGTGTTTGACCGTATCCGTGAGAACTTCCTCAAGATGCGTAAGGGCACCCCTGAAGAGGTGGTAAACAACTCTATTACCCAAACCATGAGCCGTACCATCATCACCACAGGTACTACCCTGGTGGTGGTTGTGGCCTTGTTCCTCAAGGGGGGCACCATGATCCACGGCTTCGCGACAGCCTTGCTGATGGGTATCTTCGTGGGTACTTTTTCCTCTATCTATGTGGCGAGTTTCCTGGCTGTAAAACTAGGGATCAACCGCGAACATATGATGCCTGTTGAAATAGAAAAAGAGGGCGCGGATCAGGATGCATTGATGCCGTAG
- the secD gene encoding protein translocase subunit SecD, translating into MLNKYPMWKNLMVALIIAVGAFYAIPNLFGEDHAVQVVATRGAEVNASTQSEVTDILSAKGIAVKRSELENGQLLVRVADADQQLLAKEAIAEVLGDKYIVALNLAPATPQWLESMGGSPMKLGLDLRGGVHFLMEVDMSEAIRKMTEAKIADFRTDLRGEKIRYAGIRNTPKGIEIKFRDAENLAKAERFLKSRTNEMVFVDASSGSDFMLLANMSEIYLKQVKEEALQQNITTLRNRVNELGVAEPVVQRQGAERIIVELPGVQDTARAKDILGATASIEFHMVDEKADAAAIAAGRVSPGSQIYDRREGGKVALQKEVMLTGDHIQGAQPSFDEYSRPQVSINLDSKGGSIFSNVTKDNIGKPMATLFIEYKDNGAKNPDGSVKMDKIEEVISVATIQARLGRNFVINGLDHSEAQSLALLLRAGALIAPVSIVEERTIGPSLGAENIDNGLQAMIWGMAVVLIFMLVYYRGFGLIANLALTANLVMVVGVMSMIPGAVLTLPGIAGMVLTVGMAVDGNVLIYERIREELRAGRSVQQAIHEGYGNAFSTIADANITTFMTALILFAVGTGAVKGFAVTLMIGIATSMFTAIVGTRSIVNAIWGGKRVKKLSI; encoded by the coding sequence GTGTTAAATAAATACCCAATGTGGAAGAACCTGATGGTGGCGTTGATCATCGCCGTCGGTGCCTTCTACGCAATACCAAATTTATTTGGTGAAGATCACGCGGTGCAAGTCGTGGCCACACGTGGCGCGGAAGTTAATGCTTCGACTCAGAGTGAAGTCACTGACATCCTGTCGGCGAAAGGCATCGCGGTGAAGCGTTCAGAGTTGGAAAACGGTCAGCTATTGGTACGTGTTGCCGATGCGGACCAGCAACTGCTGGCGAAAGAAGCAATTGCCGAGGTACTCGGCGACAAATATATCGTGGCGCTTAACCTGGCCCCGGCTACGCCTCAGTGGCTGGAGTCTATGGGTGGTAGCCCGATGAAGCTGGGTCTGGACCTTCGCGGTGGTGTGCACTTCCTGATGGAAGTGGACATGAGCGAGGCGATCCGCAAGATGACCGAAGCGAAAATTGCCGATTTCAGAACCGATCTTCGTGGTGAAAAAATTCGTTATGCGGGTATTCGCAATACCCCTAAAGGGATTGAGATCAAGTTTCGTGATGCCGAGAATTTAGCCAAGGCAGAACGATTCCTCAAGAGCCGCACTAACGAGATGGTGTTCGTCGATGCGTCGTCTGGTAGCGATTTCATGCTGCTGGCGAACATGAGCGAGATCTACCTCAAGCAAGTGAAAGAGGAAGCGCTGCAGCAGAACATCACCACCTTGCGTAATCGTGTAAACGAGTTGGGTGTTGCCGAGCCAGTGGTTCAGCGCCAAGGCGCGGAGCGCATCATCGTCGAATTGCCGGGTGTTCAAGACACGGCCCGCGCCAAGGATATCCTGGGGGCTACCGCGTCTATCGAATTCCACATGGTAGACGAGAAGGCCGATGCCGCGGCGATTGCAGCCGGTCGCGTGTCTCCAGGTTCGCAGATCTATGATCGTCGTGAAGGCGGTAAAGTGGCTCTGCAAAAAGAGGTAATGCTCACAGGTGACCATATTCAGGGCGCACAGCCAAGTTTCGATGAATACAGCCGTCCTCAGGTGTCTATTAACCTGGACTCTAAGGGTGGTTCTATCTTCTCCAACGTGACCAAGGACAACATCGGCAAGCCGATGGCGACCCTGTTCATCGAGTATAAAGATAACGGTGCCAAGAATCCTGACGGCAGCGTGAAGATGGATAAGATCGAAGAGGTGATTTCGGTTGCGACCATCCAGGCGCGTCTGGGCCGTAACTTCGTTATTAACGGTCTTGACCACTCTGAAGCGCAAAGCCTTGCCCTCTTGCTACGTGCCGGTGCCTTGATCGCGCCAGTCTCAATTGTCGAAGAACGCACCATTGGTCCTAGCCTGGGTGCGGAAAACATCGACAACGGTCTGCAGGCGATGATCTGGGGTATGGCGGTCGTGTTAATCTTCATGCTGGTCTACTACCGCGGCTTTGGCCTTATCGCTAACCTGGCGCTGACGGCTAACCTAGTAATGGTAGTGGGCGTCATGTCTATGATCCCTGGCGCCGTGCTGACCCTACCGGGTATTGCCGGTATGGTATTGACAGTCGGTATGGCGGTTGACGGTAACGTACTGATTTACGAACGTATTCGTGAAGAGTTACGTGCCGGACGCAGCGTTCAGCAGGCGATCCATGAAGGTTATGGCAACGCGTTCTCAACCATTGCCGATGCCAACATCACCACCTTTATGACGGCCTTGATCCTGTTTGCCGTGGGTACCGGCGCCGTGAAAGGCTTCGCCGTGACCCTGATGATAGGTATCGCGACCTCTATGTTCACCGCCATCGTGGGTACTCGCTCGATAGTTAACGCTATCTGGGGCGGTAAGCGCGTGAAGAAACTGTCTATTTAA
- the yajC gene encoding preprotein translocase subunit YajC, translated as MFISNAYAADAPVGGAGGTMELVFMLVIFGLIFYFMIFRPQSKRVKEHKNLMSSLSKGDEVLTSGGILGKIAKISDDNDYVLLTINETSEITIKKDYIAAVLPKGSIKSL; from the coding sequence ATGTTCATTTCAAATGCATACGCAGCCGATGCGCCAGTAGGTGGTGCGGGTGGTACCATGGAACTGGTTTTCATGCTGGTCATTTTCGGTCTGATCTTTTACTTCATGATTTTCCGTCCGCAATCTAAGCGTGTAAAAGAACATAAGAACCTGATGAGCTCGTTGAGCAAGGGTGATGAAGTGCTCACTAGTGGTGGGATCTTGGGTAAGATCGCTAAGATCAGCGATGACAACGATTATGTGTTGCTGACGATCAACGAAACCTCAGAAATCACAATCAAGAAGGATTACATAGCGGCTGTTTTGCCTAAAGGGTCTATTAAGTCACTTTAA
- the tgt gene encoding tRNA guanosine(34) transglycosylase Tgt produces MKFELDTTDGRARRGRLVFERGTVETPAFMPVGTYGTVKGMTPEEVRATGADILLGNTFHLWLRPGEEIMRKHGDLHDFMNWQRPILTDSGGFQVFSLGDIRKITEEGVHFRSPINGEKIFMDAEKSMQIQYSLGSDVVMIFDECTPYPATHDEARKSMQMSLRWAQRSRDEFDRLENPNSLFGIIQGSVYEDLRDESLKGLLEIGYDGYAVGGLAVGEPKEDMHRILEHVCPQIPADKPRYLMGVGKPEDLVEGVRRGVDMFDCVMPTRNARNGHLFTSEGVIKIRNARHRDDTSPLDAKCDCYTCKNYSRAYLYHLDRCNEILGARLNTIHNLRYYQMLMEGLRGAIETGTLDAFVEEFYTSQGREVPKLSD; encoded by the coding sequence ATGAAATTTGAATTAGATACAACCGATGGTCGCGCGCGTCGCGGTCGCTTAGTGTTCGAACGCGGTACGGTAGAGACCCCGGCATTCATGCCTGTGGGCACCTACGGTACGGTAAAAGGGATGACGCCTGAAGAAGTGCGCGCCACGGGCGCCGATATTCTGCTGGGGAACACCTTTCACCTTTGGTTACGTCCTGGTGAAGAGATCATGCGCAAGCATGGCGATCTGCATGACTTCATGAATTGGCAGCGTCCTATCTTAACCGATTCAGGCGGATTCCAGGTATTTAGCCTGGGTGACATTCGTAAGATCACCGAAGAGGGCGTGCATTTCCGCTCGCCAATCAACGGCGAGAAGATCTTCATGGACGCGGAAAAGTCGATGCAGATCCAATACTCGCTAGGCTCAGATGTGGTGATGATCTTCGACGAATGTACGCCATACCCGGCGACCCACGACGAGGCACGCAAGTCGATGCAGATGTCACTGCGTTGGGCACAGCGTTCACGCGATGAGTTCGACCGTCTGGAAAACCCTAACTCTCTGTTCGGGATCATTCAGGGCAGTGTGTATGAAGACCTGCGCGATGAGAGCCTTAAAGGTTTGTTAGAGATAGGATACGACGGTTATGCCGTCGGCGGTTTGGCGGTTGGGGAGCCTAAGGAAGATATGCACCGTATTCTTGAGCATGTCTGCCCACAGATCCCGGCCGATAAGCCGCGTTACTTGATGGGGGTAGGTAAACCGGAGGATCTCGTTGAGGGGGTACGTAGAGGTGTCGACATGTTCGATTGCGTCATGCCGACTCGTAACGCGCGCAACGGCCACCTGTTTACCAGTGAAGGGGTTATCAAGATCCGCAATGCGCGTCATCGTGATGATACTTCACCGCTCGATGCTAAGTGTGACTGCTACACCTGTAAGAACTACTCACGGGCGTATCTGTACCATTTAGATCGTTGTAATGAAATTTTAGGAGCACGTTTAAACACCATTCACAACTTGCGTTACTACCAAATGTTGATGGAAGGTTTGCGTGGCGCTATCGAGACAGGTACATTAGACGCCTTTGTTGAGGAGTTCTATACCAGTCAAGGTCGCGAAGTTCCTAAGTTATCCGATTAA
- the queA gene encoding tRNA preQ1(34) S-adenosylmethionine ribosyltransferase-isomerase QueA — MRVADFSFDLPDELIARYPMPNRTASRLLTLDGNSGAVADKQFTDILEMVNPGDLMVFNNTRVIPARVFGQKQTGGKLEILVERMLDDKRILAHVRSSKSPKPGTIICLDGGYEMTMLARHDTLFELELNSESTILEVLEEVGHMPLPPYIDRPDEDADKERYQTVYNQNPGAVAAPTAGLHFDDALLAALKEKGVNVAFVTLHVGAGTFQPVRVDSILDHKMHSEWAEVPQDVVDSIKATKAAGNRVIAVGTTSVRSLESAAKASEGELQAYSNDTDIFIYPGYEFQVVDAMVTNFHLPESTLIMLISAFAGFDEVKNAYQHAIAQKYRFFSYGDAMFVTKKAI; from the coding sequence ATGCGCGTTGCCGACTTTTCTTTCGATCTTCCCGATGAGTTGATCGCCCGTTACCCCATGCCTAATCGCACGGCGTCCCGACTATTGACACTCGATGGTAATAGCGGCGCGGTGGCGGACAAGCAATTTACCGATATCTTGGAGATGGTTAACCCTGGCGATCTCATGGTGTTCAACAACACCCGAGTGATCCCGGCGCGCGTCTTCGGTCAGAAGCAAACCGGTGGCAAGCTGGAGATCTTGGTTGAGCGTATGCTGGACGACAAGCGTATTCTGGCCCATGTGCGCAGCTCCAAGTCACCTAAGCCCGGCACCATCATCTGCTTAGACGGCGGCTATGAGATGACCATGCTAGCCCGTCACGACACCCTGTTTGAGCTTGAACTCAATAGCGAGTCCACCATACTCGAGGTGCTCGAAGAGGTTGGCCATATGCCACTGCCGCCCTATATCGACCGTCCCGATGAGGATGCCGATAAGGAGCGCTATCAGACAGTCTACAACCAGAACCCTGGCGCAGTGGCCGCGCCAACGGCGGGTCTGCACTTTGACGATGCTCTGCTTGCCGCGTTGAAAGAGAAAGGTGTTAACGTTGCCTTCGTGACCCTGCATGTGGGCGCGGGCACCTTCCAGCCGGTTAGGGTCGACAGCATCTTAGATCATAAGATGCACTCAGAGTGGGCCGAGGTGCCTCAGGATGTGGTCGATAGTATTAAGGCCACCAAGGCGGCCGGTAATCGCGTCATCGCCGTGGGCACCACCTCTGTACGATCACTCGAGAGTGCGGCCAAGGCCAGCGAAGGTGAGCTGCAGGCCTATAGCAACGACACCGATATCTTTATCTACCCAGGTTATGAGTTTCAGGTTGTCGATGCCATGGTGACTAACTTCCACCTGCCGGAATCGACCCTCATCATGTTGATCAGCGCCTTTGCCGGCTTCGATGAGGTGAAAAACGCCTATCAGCACGCGATTGCGCAAAAATACCGCTTTTTCAGCTATGGCGATGCCATGTTTGTGACTAAAAAAGCGATCTAA
- a CDS encoding acyl carrier protein phosphodiesterase → MNFLAHLHLADNSKTDLAANLAGDFAKGNIADHPKALQQGIWLHRQIDSLTDSHELTKELKAAFPKTLQRAAPILIDLAFDHMLAKYWEEYHHLSLPDFAQQAYLALSSAEQLPVNLSDLIIRMRQENWLIAYESREGLNQTIKAVSKRVSKPEIFDGAIDTVKRMDTEIEIAFRTFYPQLMAYSRIWTRQTPPEFL, encoded by the coding sequence ATGAACTTTTTGGCTCATCTGCACCTGGCAGATAACAGTAAAACCGATCTTGCCGCCAATCTTGCCGGTGATTTTGCCAAGGGCAATATCGCTGACCATCCCAAGGCCCTGCAACAGGGGATCTGGCTGCACAGGCAGATAGACTCGCTTACCGATAGCCATGAGCTCACCAAGGAGCTCAAGGCCGCGTTCCCTAAGACGCTGCAGCGCGCCGCGCCGATACTGATCGATCTGGCCTTCGACCATATGCTGGCCAAATATTGGGAAGAGTATCATCACCTGTCACTGCCCGACTTTGCTCAGCAGGCTTACCTAGCGCTCAGCAGCGCCGAGCAGCTGCCGGTCAATCTGAGCGATCTCATCATTCGCATGCGCCAGGAAAACTGGCTAATCGCCTATGAGAGCCGTGAAGGGCTGAATCAGACCATCAAGGCGGTAAGCAAAAGGGTTTCTAAGCCGGAAATTTTCGATGGCGCCATCGACACGGTTAAGCGGATGGATACCGAGATAGAGATAGCCTTTCGCACCTTCTATCCCCAGCTGATGGCCTACAGCCGCATCTGGACCCGCCAGACGCCGCCCGAGTTTCTCTAG
- a CDS encoding protein disulfide oxidoreductase, with translation MPFVKPRRKRYRYLRDAALMALLAFAVLSYQQRNMISGEAPPLKDITTQGQPIALEQGEVTLVYFWGTWCPVCRVTSPMVNRVAEQHKVISIAVASGTDGEINQFMAEHGYQFDVIGDEVILHQAWGASVFPAIYIVDKQGQIRFKTSGATSSWGMRLRLLLAAW, from the coding sequence ATGCCGTTCGTTAAGCCTAGGCGCAAGCGGTATCGCTATCTCAGAGATGCCGCATTAATGGCGCTACTTGCCTTTGCGGTGCTCAGCTATCAGCAGCGCAACATGATCTCAGGCGAGGCCCCGCCCCTCAAAGACATCACCACCCAAGGTCAGCCCATTGCACTTGAGCAGGGGGAAGTTACCCTGGTCTATTTCTGGGGCACCTGGTGCCCGGTCTGCCGCGTTACCTCGCCCATGGTCAATAGAGTGGCCGAGCAGCACAAGGTGATCAGCATAGCCGTCGCCTCGGGCACGGATGGTGAGATCAACCAATTCATGGCGGAGCACGGCTATCAGTTTGACGTCATCGGTGATGAGGTGATTCTGCACCAAGCCTGGGGCGCAAGCGTTTTCCCCGCCATCTATATCGTCGACAAGCAAGGGCAAATTCGTTTTAAGACCTCTGGCGCCACCAGCAGCTGGGGCATGAGACTCAGGCTGTTGCTCGCGGCCTGGTGA
- a CDS encoding sigma-54-dependent transcriptional regulator: MEQPKLHILVVEDEPDQRALIVQMLTANQYLVESADSVEQAIVMIKASAPDLVFSDWKLGQLTGMDLLNYVRREHPDMGFIIATAYGTITHAVDAMQAGADDYLAKPYQRQSLLLAIEKVAKSIALKRQNRRLSSELSQQQELVGLVGRSALMQKVYQRVQRVSATDATVLIGGESGTGKELAARALYQLSARSHKPFVAINCGAIPESLAEAELFGAEKGAYTGANTQKIGKLEAADGGTVFLDEIGELPLLQQTKLLRFLQEGVISRLGQNSEIKLDVRVIAATHRDLQQEVAEGRFREDLYYRLNVVPIHMPALRERPEDIGRLVEHFLKLHANQYGMEVPKLSRDTLKSLLDHSWPGNVRELANRIERFVLLGDEEEMVQELGAAPQPLDTKRFVLPEAGIEWESFEKDCLRQALDRFEGNRTKAAKCLGLSYKAFLYRLEKYQLV, from the coding sequence ATGGAGCAGCCTAAGTTGCATATTTTGGTGGTAGAGGATGAGCCGGATCAGAGAGCATTGATCGTACAGATGTTGACGGCCAACCAGTATTTGGTGGAGAGTGCCGACAGTGTCGAGCAGGCGATCGTGATGATTAAGGCATCGGCGCCGGATCTGGTGTTTTCCGACTGGAAGCTGGGGCAGTTAACCGGCATGGATCTGCTTAACTATGTGCGCCGCGAACACCCGGATATGGGCTTTATCATCGCCACCGCCTACGGCACCATCACCCACGCGGTGGATGCCATGCAAGCGGGGGCGGACGACTATCTGGCCAAGCCCTATCAGCGCCAGAGTCTATTGTTGGCCATCGAAAAGGTGGCCAAGTCTATTGCGCTGAAGCGGCAGAACCGCCGCCTCTCTTCCGAGCTGTCTCAGCAGCAGGAGCTGGTGGGGCTGGTGGGGCGCTCTGCCCTGATGCAGAAGGTGTATCAGAGGGTGCAGCGGGTGAGCGCCACAGATGCAACCGTGCTGATTGGCGGCGAGAGTGGCACGGGCAAGGAGCTGGCGGCGCGGGCGCTGTATCAGTTGTCGGCGCGTAGCCATAAGCCCTTCGTCGCCATCAACTGCGGCGCGATCCCCGAGTCCTTGGCCGAGGCTGAGCTGTTCGGCGCCGAGAAGGGGGCTTATACGGGGGCCAATACCCAGAAGATAGGTAAGCTAGAGGCCGCCGATGGCGGCACCGTCTTTCTCGACGAGATAGGCGAGCTGCCCCTGCTGCAACAGACCAAACTGCTGCGTTTCTTGCAGGAGGGGGTGATATCCCGTCTCGGGCAGAACAGCGAGATCAAGCTGGATGTCAGGGTGATCGCCGCGACCCATAGGGATCTGCAGCAGGAGGTGGCCGAGGGGCGCTTTCGCGAGGATCTCTATTACCGCCTCAACGTGGTGCCTATCCATATGCCGGCACTTAGGGAGCGACCGGAGGATATCGGCCGACTGGTGGAGCACTTTCTTAAACTCCACGCCAATCAATATGGCATGGAGGTGCCCAAGCTAAGCCGGGATACCTTAAAGTCGCTGCTGGACCATAGCTGGCCGGGTAATGTGCGTGAGCTGGCGAATCGCATCGAACGTTTCGTGTTACTCGGCGATGAAGAGGAGATGGTGCAGGAACTCGGCGCCGCGCCGCAGCCGCTGGATACCAAGCGTTTTGTCTTGCCCGAGGCGGGTATCGAGTGGGAGAGTTTCGAGAAGGATTGCCTGCGCCAGGCCCTGGACCGTTTCGAGGGCAATCGCACCAAGGCGGCTAAGTGTTTAGGCTTGAGTTATAAGGCCTTTCTCTATCGCCTGGAGAAATATCAGCTGGTCTAG
- a CDS encoding sensor histidine kinase, with protein sequence MSIKGYLFVLFGALILILGGSQLLVSHFYKAQLQSELSERSRDLSQNLVKVLIDNVGTEQEFVVQFDEQALQESLQDAEALRQEFEQDIESVSQAIAQLSEEVVRMEMETDNASAEQKAFFRAKLAAKQQELRDHLNAMMSYEKELKQRQRASIAEAKREAADEYRRRLHDAVSHIEIDTNSWLDKGNVAIIDAPISPTTPEKGKVAVEFAHDINLPNQETNEQLERFSESMIGAILMSSLAGLLLVYMLSHVISAPLSALAKGHKKLGQGELGYQVDERGVKELKSILNGFNKMSSQLASLSEQKKQMAQQKQLAELGEVTRGIAHSLRNPLHTLGLLSEAVAQSESIEDANKLLSQMQQKIAMMDKSIQSLLTLSSTQVNRQSWVPLAATVQDILLELSINGSKPSIAFHCEDQGIQVQGAESEIRSILHAVVINAVEATPDTGRIDLTLAEDDESYTLVVADTGKGISPEVRDKLAQPHVTTKAEGTGMGIYIAERLIQGHYGGRITFDDNPGGGTLVTLYFAKPDSNKTQQEDKPQTEEV encoded by the coding sequence ATGTCGATTAAAGGTTATCTGTTTGTGCTATTTGGCGCGCTTATCCTGATATTGGGAGGCAGCCAGCTGCTGGTGTCCCATTTCTATAAGGCGCAGTTGCAGAGCGAGCTCAGCGAGCGCTCACGGGATCTGTCGCAAAATCTGGTGAAAGTGCTGATCGACAACGTCGGCACAGAGCAAGAGTTTGTGGTGCAGTTTGATGAGCAGGCCTTGCAGGAGTCGCTACAAGATGCCGAGGCGCTCAGGCAGGAGTTTGAGCAGGATATTGAATCTGTCTCCCAGGCGATTGCCCAGCTTAGCGAAGAGGTGGTGCGCATGGAGATGGAGACGGACAACGCCTCCGCCGAGCAAAAAGCCTTCTTTCGCGCCAAGCTAGCGGCCAAGCAGCAGGAGCTTAGGGATCATCTCAACGCCATGATGTCCTACGAGAAGGAGCTTAAGCAGCGTCAGAGAGCCAGTATTGCAGAGGCCAAGCGCGAGGCCGCCGATGAGTATCGCAGGCGCCTGCATGACGCCGTGAGCCATATTGAGATAGACACCAACAGCTGGCTCGACAAGGGGAACGTGGCCATTATAGACGCGCCTATCTCGCCCACCACGCCGGAGAAGGGTAAGGTTGCGGTGGAATTTGCCCATGATATCAACTTGCCTAATCAGGAGACCAACGAGCAATTGGAGCGTTTCAGCGAGTCCATGATAGGGGCGATTCTGATGAGCTCACTGGCTGGCCTCTTATTGGTCTATATGCTCAGCCATGTGATCAGCGCGCCGCTTTCGGCCCTGGCGAAGGGCCATAAGAAGTTGGGACAGGGGGAGCTTGGTTATCAGGTGGATGAGCGTGGGGTCAAAGAGTTAAAGAGTATCCTCAACGGCTTTAATAAGATGAGCAGTCAGCTCGCCTCCCTAAGCGAGCAGAAGAAGCAGATGGCGCAGCAGAAACAGCTTGCCGAATTGGGTGAAGTGACTCGTGGGATCGCCCATAGCCTGCGTAATCCGCTGCACACCCTGGGGCTCTTGTCTGAGGCGGTCGCTCAGTCAGAATCGATAGAGGATGCAAACAAGCTGCTTAGCCAGATGCAGCAGAAGATCGCCATGATGGATAAGAGCATTCAATCTCTGCTGACGCTGTCGAGCACTCAGGTGAATCGCCAGTCTTGGGTGCCATTGGCAGCCACAGTGCAGGATATCTTACTGGAACTGTCGATCAACGGCAGCAAGCCCAGCATCGCCTTTCACTGTGAGGATCAAGGGATCCAGGTGCAGGGCGCCGAGTCGGAGATCCGTAGCATCTTGCACGCCGTGGTGATCAATGCGGTGGAGGCCACCCCGGACACAGGCCGTATCGACCTGACCCTGGCGGAGGATGATGAGAGTTATACCTTAGTGGTGGCCGATACCGGCAAAGGGATCAGCCCTGAGGTGCGTGATAAGCTGGCCCAGCCCCATGTGACCACTAAGGCGGAAGGTACTGGAATGGGGATCTATATCGCCGAGCGTTTGATTCAAGGGCACTACGGTGGGCGCATCACCTTCGATGATAATCCCGGCGGCGGCACTCTGGTGACTCTTTATTTCGCCAAGCCCGATAGTAATAAAACACAGCAAGAAGATAAGCCCCAGACAGAGGAAGTATGA